A genomic stretch from Lathyrus oleraceus cultivar Zhongwan6 chromosome 2, CAAS_Psat_ZW6_1.0, whole genome shotgun sequence includes:
- the LOC127121881 gene encoding uncharacterized protein LOC127121881, which translates to MEEVLVDLAACFEYLSMLDGYSGYNQILIVEDDVPKTLFRCPGAFGTYQWVVMSFGLKNVGVTYQRAMNSIFHDFIENFMQDMKGQIVADFIVDHAMVKPSLNMVDTNPWLLYFDGSSHKVGTRIWVLILSPQDIPTRFNFRINENSSNNEAEYKALITGLKILKDLGAKKIEVKGDSELVIRQITQEYKYIKENFLRYFVMATQLLEYFEIVGIMHVPRMDNQEANGLAQIAYGYKISKSRLQEIIEVQEKMVSNVPSSPNMDI; encoded by the exons ATGGAAGAGGTGCTAGTCGATTTGGCCGCATGCTTCGAATATTTGAGCATGCTTGATGGCTattctggctataatcaaattcTTATAGTAGAAGATGATGTCCCCAAGACATTGTTTCGATGCCCTGGAGCTTTTGGGACATATCAATGGGTTGTGATGTCGTTTGGTCTAAAAAACGTGGGAGTAACCTATCAAAGAGCCATGAATTCCATATTCCATGATTTCATTGAAAATTTTATGCAG GATATGAAGGGCCAAATAGTAGCAGATTTTATAGTAGATCATGCTATGGTCAAACCTTCACTAAACATGGTTGACACAAACCCATGGCTATTATATTTCGATGGGTCAAGCCACAAAGTTGGAACAAGAATTTGGGTATTGATATTATCCCCACAAGACATTCCGACAAGGTTCAACTTTAGAATCAATGAAAACAGTTccaataatgaagcagaatacaAGGCCTTAATAACTGGTCTTAAAATCCTGAAAGATTTAGGGGCCAAGAAAATAGAGGTGAAAGGAGACTCGGAACTAGTGATTAGACAAATCACACAAGAATACAAGTACATTAAAGAAAACTTTCTAAGGTATTTCGTGATGGCGACACAACTATTGGAGTACTTCGAGATCGTCGGTATTATGCATGTGCCAAGGATGGATAACCAAGAAGCCAACGGTTTAGCCCAAATCGCTTATGGGTACAAGATATCGAAATCAAGACTCCAGGAGATTATTGAGGTACAGGAGAAGATGGTGTCAAACGTCCCATCATCACCTAATATGGACATTTAA